One Odontesthes bonariensis isolate fOdoBon6 chromosome 12, fOdoBon6.hap1, whole genome shotgun sequence genomic window, ACACAGAGAGAGCTGGTGGGTGATTTCCTTGGTAGTGTACTCTGGTTTATGTGTACGCTGCAGCGCACTGTAAAAACTCATGAACTGTGTTTTGATAACAGTGCATCATTGCTTTAGGGTTTACTTTAGCagggagctttttttttaaatagttttgtgTAGCTGGATTACAGCTCAGTGTATTACATAGTTTTCATAGAGACACAGTCCTTAATCGCTCATAGACTATCTTTGTGTCTTCATATTGTAATCTTGAGGTCCATGATAAAGTCTGACATGATAAAAGCCACttagaataaaaacaaatcaaaatatTTCCTTAAATTCGTAATCTCGTGTataacatttttttgttgtgtgtCATCCTTTAATAAAAAGTCACATAAGttcagccaaaacaaaatgaaagacatGCTCAAAATGGCCAATGCTAACATGCTGATAGCCAACATACACTGCAGTGCATTTACCATGTTCGTTATCTTAATATTGCTTGATATCATTAGCTCATTAGCTATAAGAGTGTGGCATTAACATGCTCTTAAATGTTGATTTCTGATCAGCTTGATCTGTTGAAATTACCTTTACCCCTGGCACATATGCAGACTTTACACAGCACAAAGATTCCCATAATGAATGAAGCATGAGACTGACAGCTCTGAGCTCACACAAGACCCTATTTTAAGTGGTTGCCATGCCAGCTTCACAGCAGTCAGTGACTCCATGTTAAACCACAAGCTCTTAGAGCAACGCAATGAATAATTCACTACCTTTAACAGGAAGGGCGAGTGCTCGCTAGCAGCATTTCGGGAAAATTTATTTCAAACGTCAACAGCTGTCACTTCGATAAAGAGATCTATCAGACTGTCACAGAATTTAAAGACAATGATCGTCCTCAGTGAGACGGTTTTAATGAACAGGTGGCAGAAAGCAGGTCAAACATCCCACAATCCTCTTTGCTGCATCTCGTCCTCGTTTGCAATTCCATTTGAGAGTCATTAAGGATGATACAACTAATCACCTATGATTAAAAGAAATGGCTGCACAAACACCTAGAGCTGTCACTCTGGGATCTTCATCCTGACAAACATGCATAGAAAAACAAggacaagcaccatttcagtcACCCACATTGATTTTCATAGCAGTCACTTGTTGAATTTAGTGTTTTAATTCAAGTGAATCTTCTGTTGTTGCCCACCCAGTTCAACTCCACTTACTGCAACAGCTCTGTGGGGTAAGTGCTTTGATAACCTGTTACATCAGTGTAGCACAgcagctgctttctgttttacTTAAGGTTAAAAAGCAATCCATAGAGCCTcatttgcttttttattttcaggtcATTTCTGAAGGGAAATGGCAGGGATAATTTGCCTAACTGGCATTGCTCGTAGTTTTTTATAAAAGCAAAAGCACATCCATTTCATGATCCTACAAATCCTTGCATCTGCTCCATCATACAAACTTATAATCTCATGTAATAAAACGATGTAATAACTACATAGAGCCGAAGCATTTAGCCACCTCTGGAAAACTCGAAAAGGCcgcaccccctttttttttcttcccaacaTACAAATATCTAACGTGTAATATCTGGAAATAAATCAACAATTAAAGAAAAGTCACAAGCTGTATCCCAAAATGTAATCTTTGTGTGTACGGTCTGCCTCCTGGCACATCAAAGGAGGCTGGGACATAAACAGTCATGCAAAGTGAACAAACTGCCTCTTTTACCCAAATGTGAGAAACATTTCAACAGTCTAGGTATTTTGTTATGACTCATGTGGAAGTGCTGATAAATTATGCAAATCGACAGTCATTGCTTCCCTGGTGGAAAACCTAAAAAAGTCTAAAACAGTCCGGACTGAAATACTTCTGTGGCGGATGGCAGCATAATGGATTCTGTACGCAGGCCATCTGCACAAGTGTACAATTGTGTTAGTGTTCGCTCTTTTCCTGCATTAGGCTAATACCTAATGGAAAcacaaatcaatcaatcaatcaaatcaaatcaaatgtacttTATTAATTCCGCAAGGGGAAACAGCATTTGCTAAAATGTAGTTGTAAACCTTTGACACAGGAGACTTGATGTGTCTCACATGAGACAAAAGTAGAATACAATAATAGAAAAATAGAGGGCTTTTTCTGCATGGAtaatgagtttaaaaaaaaaaaaacattaagccACCATGTGGCAGCTTAAGAAGCCATGTAGtcagcacaaattgatttacaCTCATACTTTGAACTGTAAGACAGCGTCACCCACTGCACAATATtcatcaaataaaaaaacaaacacttatatatatatatatatatatagctacAACGATAATTTCTTCAGTTTGGAGATGAAATGCAGTAAGTTAGCATGATGTCCAGTATGTTGCACTATATTTACTTTAAACTTGTCCGTGTTACTTCAGTACAACTGCACTGTGTGCCTTTAATTGCCCCCCAGGGGCAAATAACATTTTTTGAATTGAAAACATATCCTCAAAGTGAATCATCTGCAGGGTGCACACAGATTTTCATGTTTCTAACCGCATGCTCCAACCAGCAAGAAACCAAAAACATTAGCCTCACACACTCAGCGCTGCTGGACCCTCTGTGTATTTCCTCATGTTTGATATGAAGTGTGAAATGTTGCAGTTCTACCGAGAGAGACAGCCATGTGAAgcgcgtacacacacacacacacacacacacacagtggtgtGAGTCGTTGTAGCAAATGGACAGTCTTTAGCAGTTCCCCTAACTGGGGGCTACAGGCCAAAGCATTAGTCAATGGAAAACCTGTCCTTCGTGACCAGACTAGCATTGACTGTAATTGGTCCATTTCCTTCACAGCCAGCacacaaagcacacacaatCAGTGCTTGGGCAACACTTGCTAAGACAGAAAGGACTGCTTGTTACCTTCCAATGGAGAACACAGGGTATTGACACAGATTAAATCCCGTTTGCTTTTATTTACAAAAGTAAGGCTGGCATCCTACTTCTCCCTAGAGAAACCAGGTCAAACCATGTCACATTAAACTCAAACAGATTCCAGTTCATGTGAAGTGACACGTGGTAAACTGATGAATTTGACTGCAAACTGAGTTTTATAGTCAGACTTACACGAGTCTGACCGTTTCACACCACAAAAAAGATAGAAGCCCTCGACCCCCTCCATCTGGTGAGaggatggtgtgtgtgtgtgtgtgcgtctgtgctTTCTTCCTCCAAAGATAATCAAAGACTGAGAAAAAGACAAAGCGCTCCTAGAGTCCACACTCTTCTGTTGTTTGCTCACATATTCACTCTTTCTCCTCCCTGCATGTGACGCTGTCTGCACACCCACTCTTAAAGAGAGACGTAGAGAGTGAGCGAGAGGAGGGACACGGAGCGGCACACAGAGCCAGTCTGTTTTCAGCTCTCACTCCACTGAAGCGCCTCTGCCAGACAGCACTcactcatccatccaccatcaCACTCTTTTAAACACATTCACCCTCACTATACGACAGCTGACAACACCTTCTCATTTTCTCAGCTGCACCACAGAACCACGTCCAAAACGAGAAGACAGAAACAACGGACTTGATCTGTACACCCAGAGACTCACAGGAACGCCAGCTCTGAGAAGGAGGCTAGGTCGAGGCTGGAGGGGGTGACTGGAGAATGGAATGGAACCTCAGAAGGATGGAAAGTGAACTGAGGCACATCAACCcagatctgctgcagcccagcaaGAGCTTCAAGAAGCCCTCTTCAGGCACCATCACCCTAAATGTTGGGGGGTTCCTGTACACTGCCCATCGGACCACCCTATCCAAGCATTTGGGGTCCTTTCTGGAAGAGCTGGCCAACGGTAAAAAGCCTGTTCAGCACACCGATTCCATGGGGAACCCCTTCATCGACAGAGATGGTCCAGTTTTTAGACATGTGCTCAACTATCTCCGAACCGGAGAGCTCCAGCTGCCCGATGACTTCCGGGAGGCAGGGCTACTACGACGGGAGGCTGATTTCTACCGCCTGAGTGAACTAATGGAGGCCGTGGCCGAGTGGGAAAGTCAGAGAGCAGCTCAGCGAGAACCTGCGTTTTTGGAAGTGACCGACAGCCACGAGAGGTCGCAGGGTCTGAAAGTGTACTGCAGCGATGCCGCCTTCATCGAAAAGGTCAAAGGACGACTCGTGCAGATCTCCAAGAGTCGCCTGGACGGCTTTCCGGAAGAATTTGTGGTGTCGTCCAATGTGATCCAGTTCCGCCACTTCATCAAGTCCGAGCCAGGCTCACGGCTCGTTCTGAAGGAGGAcagcacgttcgtgtgcacaCTTGACTGTCTGAAACTAGAAACAGTGATGCTAGCATTGAAATCAGGCTTCAAGTTGGTCACCAGCCTCGACAGCAGCAAAGGCTCAGTGGTGGCGGCTGAAGCCCTCCACTTTGTCAAATAAGAAGAAGGGAAACACACACAGGGAGGAAAGGGGAGACGGGGAAAAGTGTAGTGCCCGATTCCACAGCCACACCACCAATGTAAGGTATTGGTCAGAAAGTCTTGTAAGATGTTGTAATGTGTTATTtggtagaaaaagaaaagggtgGGTTGGAGTGTCTCACAGGGCTGTGTTTTTATCTTTACAGCAGTGATGGCTTACAAAGTTTTGGGTGATTGTTTTCAGCCGAGTGGTGTTTTGACATTAAAATTTGCACTGCTTTGTATTTTTAGAATTCAGAATTATCCAGGCCATCTCAACACAACAGTGTCAGTAATATGGAAGACCAACCAATAGTGAATCTTTCCATAGAGAATACTGAACACCGTCAGCTTTACCAGTGGATTTTATTCCTGCTTTGCCAACGGCTGCAAAAGCCTTCACAACCAGCCGCAATGTGCACCGTTGTGCCATTCAGCTTTTACTACAGTCTGTGAGTGTGCCGTGTTTAGCTGGTTTAATAGCTTGTTCTTGTTTATTAGCCTTTCTGGAGCCTGAAAGGAAAAGCACAGCTCATTCAGGTCCATGTGGAAGAACACACAAACTTCACATCAACTGCTGAGTTAAATTTAAACGCAAGAGACTGTGACTATTGCAAGGGCTTTAAATCTAGCATGTTGCATGTGCACTGAATAAAGAGTGTGTTTGATAGTGCTGTGAGCCTATGTGAAGCCAGTGACCCAACAATGCCTATTACTTTTAAATGTGaatattttacaaataaaagTGAGACTAAAACTCTTGGTTCAATGTGTTTGTAAGTGTCTGCAAAATCCTGTGTAATTCAATACCAACACTTGTAACATTAGTGTCTTACTTTCTCTACGTCTCGCTGCATTAAATGGATACAGATATCCGTTTAATCCTGACCCACGGGAAGCAACAGTCTGTGCAGTGTGTAACTGTGGGGCTGACCAGAGCCATATCATGTTTCCAAACAGGAGCTATACGCTTACCACACAAACAAGTCTgaataaaacatgaaataagACATAATAAGGACAAAAGCAATACAATATACAGTATACATATATACAATATACATATTATTTCTTTCATTAGACAACTCGAAACAGTAAAAGGTGTTATTTTCCTTATTTCAAATTTAAATTCTGCAttagaatttgtgaaactgGTTTTAACTGAAGAAGCTACTGGAGACTTTTGGTTCTCCAGAAACTTAAAGTctcatatctatctatctatctatctctatatatatatatatatatatatatatatatatatatatatatatatatatatatatatatatatagagagatagATAAGATacataaaatatataattaCCTATAgaacagataaataaataaaaattttccATCAAAATCACTATACTTGGTTCGTGTAGAATCAATTATGTATAATGCTGTAGTTCTACCTAATTCTTGCACATAATACAAGTTATGACCTGCCTCTCTCATACTGTTATATTTTGAGTTTGATTTTGAGGGGCTTAACCAAAAGCTGTGAAAACTTCAGGAGTGGAAAAGCAGACAGACAAAAGTGAGATTTTCTATATTGTACTGGCTTGAATGACGTCTGTGGAAAAGATACTGAGGACCCACATCTGCAAGttgcagagaaataaaaaaagaatggtcaagattacttttttttttgttaaaaggttaaaaataataattaaccaACCAGCAGAAAGTGAGTTCTGCTCTTACGTTGCAGCAGGGATGGAAACGTGTATGTAGACAAACTAAAGAATCTGAATGAGTCGTCTAGGATGCAGAAAATTTAGCACCGTCTCCACTTTCTCCACAGTAATATACGAGAGAGATTCTGTGACAACAGGCTTCAACATCTTTGCCGTGATTTGACGACACCGTTTATCATCATGAAATTGTTTCTCAACATTTGTGACACACTGCCAGTTAAAAACACGACAAAAATATGCCCCGGTCTGACCTTCACACAGTTATTGACAAAGTAAGCAGTGCCGACTCGCTGCCAACGCAGTTCAGGAGCCTTCAGAAAGCTCAACCCCATAAAACCTCCCATTTCAACAAAAGATGTTTGGCATTTTAAAAGTGGGTCATTCTGTGAGATTAACGCTGCTTTTCCCTCAAGGAGGATCCCTTTTTATCTCTGATGTGTGTCATCATCAGGGGTAGCAGTATTTTACTTGCCTAGTAATGAAAGGTAATTGTTGCCATATCCAGCTTCAGTGATAATATAGTCATCCGACTTGGTAAAGTTCATTCTTTGGTCCAGATTTGCTTTAATTCACTTGCTTTAATTGGTCACCTTCGATGATGTATGAAGGTCCGACCTCGATAAGGACATAACGAAGatgtttttaaacttttggtAGAAGGGCTTTAAGTTTTACTGACCTGCTAAAACGGTCATTAATTGACTATGAGATTGAGATTCGACATCTGCGTTTTCCGTTTCAGTCAAGGTTGAGTTAGATATAAGAAACCAAAACTAGCTGGATAAGTTTAGGCACCAAATTTCTCAATGAATTTTAGAAAAATATCATCGTTTGGGGTAACATGGAACAGTTTATACCAATAAACATACCCAAGATGCCACACTTCTCCCTTATACTACAAGCTTCCCCTCCATTTTCTGTTTTCTATCACAGTGACAAGTCCTGTGAGTGTCACGTTATCCACTGTGGCTTCAGACGTGAGGCCTGTGTGGAAGTGGCTTAAAGTGCAACACCTACCGATGTACTTTGGGCTCTCATTCCAACAGATTCAGAAATCATCAactcatgccaagtctttttagATTCAACAGAATCAACAGATACaaatagaaaaaagaaacaccGTTGTCAAATCAGCTTTCAAGGATGATCCTCCAAATACAGTCACCTCTTGAGGCTTCCAAAACAGCAGTTCACGAACAAATAAGTTTATTTGTGCCAGCTCCATCCAACTCTTCACTATGCTACGATGTCCTGGTGTCTTTTATGGAAAACTCCTCATGTTGTGTAAAGTGcccatttataaaatgaatgcagCTCCACTTCAAATACACACCCAGAAAAACAATAGGGCCACTATCTAATTAAATACGTCAACATTAAGAGCAGCAAACTTATGTTAGGACTGTTGGAGTAGTGAAAAACAAATCAGAAATATGAGTCGTTTTGTGAATAAAAAGATGATTTTACTGGGTCAGGAGAGTAGCTCATGCTGCATTACCGTGTAATGGGTGGGTTTGAGGATGAAAAAGCAGCTCTGGCACTGGGCGATGTTGCCCATGCCAAATGCAAAACAAATCTAGTCTGGCTTATACCCAAACAATGTGAGGCAGGAATGTGTCATGATGCATTTATGGACCCTTGTAGGAGGGGAAATCTTTAACTTTAATTAATCCCAACATTGGAACCCAACTTTTGTGAAAGAAGTTAAAAGTTCTTACTGCTGACTCTTTGAACTTTTAATTGCAGACCATCTCCCCGCGGTGGGCAACCATCGGCCAGTTTGAAATGAAAAGCATCAATCATTTTTACCTCTGACTGTGCTTCACCCTGCACGCTGACCAAAACCATCTGTTCTGGAAAGCGATGTCGTCAAACCAACAGCCCGACCACCGCCGCCCCCGTGATGACTCACCCACTTTCACATCGGATATCAGGCAAATCTAATGCACAGGCAACTCCTGACAAACgcaggcaaaaaaacacataaaacgcATATGACTCGGCGTGTAATCTAACAAAAGTTAATATAAAAGTCAAGCTGCAATGTTCACGCATCAACCCAGGCCCTTCACTGTCGCCAGCATCCATCCCGAAGCGGTTCTTAATTGCAGATCAGCTCTATGCATTTTTTATGACAGTGACAGGTTTACTTATTAGCTGCATGTTTAAAGCACCCCACACCTCATCAAAAGCCAGCAAAGGCAGGGTGATGAGAGTGGAAGGggctgctgggggggggggagaaagaaaaaaagaaggggtAGCTACAAAGAGGAGGCCTATCCCACTCTTTTCACGTGTTGCCAGGCAAACTCAGCTCCACCATCATGTGCTCAAAAGCTGCTCCCCCCTTTGTCTCCAGCACACCCCACCTTATGATGCCTCAGTCGTGTGGTGTGGCTGGGACAGAAAATGACCAACATGCCTCTAACATGATTCGTATCCGTCAACCCCAGAGAAGGAGGAGCAGGGATGAAAATATGAAGATGGGGGGGTGCAAAAGAAGGGGGGGACAGATGAAAAGTAGCAAGGGGAACAAGGAAATTCTGGGATTTGCTTGCAAAGTCATATTTAGCTCTGGTTTAGGGTGGAGTCTCAAAGTATTATAGCTTCTGAAACAGTATCCAATATTTTACTTTAAAACTGTGTTCTCCATTTCAAGCCTGCACAATATCCCTTTGCAGTTATTACCCTGTTTTTAAGTAAATAATATTTTTCAActtagatgaaaaaaaaataaaaaataccacCCTCAACTCTTCCACAAATAAGACTTTGTATCATATTACAGCATTGTGCGGGGTATAAATCATGGAATAAACCACTTATCATTAAAAGAAACATGAAGCAACATCCATAATGAAAGTCTGAACAAGGAGATGATGATAGAAAAAGTGGGAGAATGAAATGGGGACCGGGAGAGAAAACAACAGACTTTAAAGAGGGAGGATCAAAAATAGAAAGCTACAAAAAGGAACTCCTGCGGCGCAGAGACAGAACAGTGAGAGGGTGGAAATCAGAGCCAACACCTTTCTTGCATTTATCTATACAGTCAGAGCCAAAACCAGAATATTTGGAGAAATGTTATTTAAGACAGGCTGTTTCAGAAGTCATGAAAAGTGTAGAGCTATGAAACATCACTTAGAACAAAAATGCAACAAGTATATCTGGTAAGTTTCTCACGCCAATTAAACAACCAGACTTTGGATACTAAAGGAGGGTAATACAGCGCTTCACTCGTCTTATCTTTAGTTGTGAAATCTGAATACATCCCACTTAACTCTGGAATGACTTTGCCCATGTAAAACAGCACCTACTCCATATGGAATCCACACTTGGCAGCTTTTAAAGGCAGAACCAGGCAAGTTTAGATTCCACCGAGTAAAATCCTCCCACACAACACAAACAGCTTTTACTTGCTTGTTTAAAAGTAATACGAACATATGGGCAGTGCGACCTGTGCGTAGGGGGACCCTGTCATAACAGATGTGTATATATGATTGGCTACAATCACGTTTTTAATAAAGAGCCAACGTCAGCCTGAGTTGTCCCTGCAAGGGCAAAAGCGGACTCTAATCTGCTACTGGATGTGGTTAGCTGAGTTTCTGATGAGTTTCAGACACCTGCAGACACCATTATcagaaatatgtaaaaaatcCCCTCACCTCTTAATAATGAATGTCCTTTTGAAACCAATCAGCAAAATTTAAATATGCTTCAGTTATATGACAAAAATGACATTATCTTTTAACtggaagagaaaaaacaactttCCATTAACACAATGGGCTTCCAGAGGGAAGGCAACAAGACCTCAACAACTCTTTGAGTTGAAGATATTACTTGTCGCACCTTTTCAGGCTTTCAGCGGGCCCACTGACAAGGGCGCACCTCGTATTGACTGGCGACAGAACATCGCATTTCAACATCCTGTCATTATCCTGGCTGTCATGTCCATTGTGTGGGAGCACAGCAGAGATTGTGTAatcttttatttcatgaatCAGAGCAGAAATGAGAACGCAGATGACATTTCTCTCGCTAAACATTTGCTGGCTCACTCGTGTTTTTACCTTGGGCAACAACAAACAAGCATCTCTGAGAGGAGTAGCAGGTCAATGTTTCAGCACCACACTTCACTGTGACGACAGTGAAACACAAATGAGTGATCTGGCTTTTAGAGGAACTTGTTGATGGCAAacaaaatacttttttattttatttcctttcATCTGGCAAAGTACAgtagattttttatttcttgtttttcaCTGAGCTGTGGATTTAGCCCCAGCAGCAAGCCATGTTTGCCCTCTTTAAACACAGGCTCTTTGGACATGCTCCTGTTTCCCCAGCTACAGCATAAACGTTTGAAATATTTTAAAGCAGCATTTCACACCTTTCAGCTTTCTAGTAACACAATAACGCTTGGATGAATACATAGTTTGATACATCTATGAAAGAAATGTTGGAAAAGCTTTTGTTCATTCTCCATTAGTGCTCAATGCACCTTACATTTGGGTGCTTGTAGCTAAAACCATTCACACCTACAATCAGACTAAAATAAACGCCACTCTGATGCTTGGCAGATTTATAAAACCTTTACTGTATTAATATAAAGCATCATAAGATTTCGGATAGGTTGATAATAACAACCCAATTAAACAAGacaataatacaaaaacaagtTACTTGGTCATTGATTTACTTTTTACAAATTAGCTTTgtgggtaaaaaaaagaaaaagaaaaaaaaaggtgtgtgaATCTGCAGTGATAACCACAACAAAACGTTTCTGCAAACTCTCGATGTAGATCAGCCTGGAGGAATTTAACCCACTGCTCAGTAGAGAACTTCAACGTTTAGTTGCAGCTTATATCTTTATGTCATTTGTCTAACTCGGCCCTCTTTATCTGCTTTGAGGATGTTGGGGCTTTTTCCTCACACGATGTGTAAGGTTCAGATCTTTCCATGACATTTTCACTGGACTGAGGTCAGGACTTTGCCTCGGCCACTCACATCGACCTAATTCTTCTGTAATGTTTTGTGAGTAGAACAACTTTTTGTGTTCAGGGTCTTGCTGCACGACCCATCCTCTGTTGTGACTCAGAACACAGCCAGATGTCCGGTCATTGGCCTTCAGAATGGGCTGACAGAACTCAAAACGACTTGTTCCAGCAATGTGTTCTGGCCCAGATGCAGCAAAACCATGATGCTACCACTGTCGTGTTTCACAGATAGGAGGAGCTTCCTTATGCAGGAATGCTGTGGACGCATAAGCAATAACAGTCATTGTGTTCTGGCCTTAAGCAGTCATAAATTACTTTGGGCTCCTTTGTGAACTTGCAGACTGCAACAAACTTATTTCAGGGACTGATGTTTGTTAGTTGAGAATTCCTGGTCAGTGGTCTTGAATTTTCTCAAATTCATCATTTGTGTGTAATCTGTGTGACTGTGGTATAATGGATTCTAAACTCAGAACTCAGCCTGAGCATCCTATTTCCAAGATCTTTAGATATCTTCTCAGTTCTTATGATAGACTTCATCGCAGACATTTGGTGACCACCGACCGGTCTTTTACAACAACCGTCTTCCCATCAACTGCAAACACCTGACCTTCAAATCACCCATTAATTCAAGAGGATAGTTACTTTTGCCAATTTTGTAATAATTTCAGTCAGATTTATTTTAGTTTGCTTTATAGATTATAAGAACTAAATGTGAAAGCTTGACATTTTAGCTTGTATTTATGTAGGAATTAAGAAAATTctgaagatttaaaaaaaaaaaaaagggtcaaaGAC contains:
- the kctd4 gene encoding BTB/POZ domain-containing protein KCTD4, with amino-acid sequence MEWNLRRMESELRHINPDLLQPSKSFKKPSSGTITLNVGGFLYTAHRTTLSKHLGSFLEELANGKKPVQHTDSMGNPFIDRDGPVFRHVLNYLRTGELQLPDDFREAGLLRREADFYRLSELMEAVAEWESQRAAQREPAFLEVTDSHERSQGLKVYCSDAAFIEKVKGRLVQISKSRLDGFPEEFVVSSNVIQFRHFIKSEPGSRLVLKEDSTFVCTLDCLKLETVMLALKSGFKLVTSLDSSKGSVVAAEALHFVK